From the Candidatus Manganitrophaceae bacterium genome, the window CGATTCTGCAAGCGCGCAAAATCGAGTTCACGGCCGACCCGGCCCCCTCGGCCTTAATGCCCGATGGGGCGGCGCAACATCACACCCTTTATAAGAGCGACACCGATCCGACGGCGGATGAAGATGTTATTCCGCTCAATGGCCTGACCCTCAATCAGCACTACACAGTGGAGACACTGAATTTGACCAACGCCGCCGATACCTTCTTGGTGATCACCGATGCGTCGGAGAACCCCATTTCCGGATTACAGAACGACAACCGAAATGGCGCCGACGATCAGAGCTGTGATACCGCCACCCCGGTCGGAGACAACGGGCAGAGCGGGAGCGCCTGTCCGCCGAACGACAAGCTGACCCTCTCTTCCGCGATTTCATTTACGGCCCCTGCGGCCACGCTCCATGCACATGTCAAACACTCCCCGATCGCCCCCCCTTCGGCCGGGCTGTTCGGGTCGTACGATATCCAGCTGAAGAGCCCTTAAACTCAACTGGCGAAGAAGACCGGGCCTCGTGCGGGAGGTCCGGTCTTCTCTCTTCGGACCGGCCTCTTTCCAGATCACGGCTTTCCAGATCACCGGCTATCCCGCGACTGGATCGTCCTGATTGGGATCCAATCGATTTCCTTCCACCCGGCAGTGGAAAAGCTTGACAAGAGGAAAAAATCGGTTTATAAAACGGGGCATGTTTCCCCCTCGTTCTAAAAAGATCACCCTGCTTTTTCTTGCCATCTTCTATTTCAGCGCGTTATTTCTCGGAACCCTCTGCTCCTTTGATTCTCCAACCGGCCAGACCCATCATCACGGCCGGACGGTCTCGCATACCGCTTCCTGTCTTCTCGCCTGCGCGAGCAGCAGCGTTGCGGCGCGGCCTCAAAATCTCACCCTGACCCTCTTCCTTCTTTTCATCGGGATGTCGGTCGCCCTGGGGAAGGGTCTCTCCCCTCGATCGATCCCCCTTCGGCTCCAGAGCCGCGCCCCGCCCCTCTCATCGCTCTCCGTGTCAGCGGGCGGCCTGCTTCTTAAGTAAGGCGGCTCTCTCTGGATCACTGCGCCGATTGCCCCGCGCGGGCGATGTCGCGCGCATTCGATTGAATCGAACCGATGAACACCCTGCTTCGGGTTTGGACAAAACAGACGGCGCTTTTCTTCGTGCTGATTTATCTCTTTTCGACCGGGCTGATCACCGTCCGGGCAGAGGGGCATCTTCTCAGCCACGGGGAACATGCGGGCCACGCCAAGCGGCACGCCTCGTTTCTCTGCAGCTGGATCTGCGCCGCGTCGGCCTTCGTCCCGACGGCGGAGCAAGCGCTCGACCACCGGTCGATCCCCACGGCTGAAGATCGGACGGTCGAATCGGAGGAACCGCTTCGACCGCATTCCTTTTTCGCCTACACGATCCGGCCTCCCCCACCCTTTCCCCTCTAATGATTGCTCTTTGATCCCGCCAGGCGCGCGGCCGATACGACACCGCTGCGCCTCGGGCCACCTTATGACCAGAACCGGATGAAAGGAGTTTTCATGCGTCGGATATTTATCTGTAGTGCGTTCCTTGCGCTTCTCATCACCCTGATCCCCTCGCCGGGGGCGAAGCCCGCCCTGGCGAGCTGCGGATCGGCCAATTGTTTTCTCGTGACCGGCACCCAAGAGGGCATCGCGGAGCCGGGCGGCATCACGATGGACTTATCGTATCGCTGGATCCCTCAAGACCAGGTTCACAAAGGAAGCCATTCGTCCGATGTCGCCAGTGTGCCGGCGATCGATTTTGAGAACGGCCTGATCCTTCCGAATCATCACCAGGAGATCCGGACCAACAACGAGCTGATGCAGCTCGATGTCACCGTGGGGGTCACGACAAAATCGGCCCTCACCCTGGCGGTCCCCTTCTTCAACGACCGCCGCCATGAGCACATCGACGACGGCACCTTCAGCAATACCGGCGGGACGAGCGGGTTCGGAGATATCCGGCTGCTCGGGAAATATGCGCTTCTGGTCAGCACCCGCCATCTGCTCGTCGGCGGCGTCGGGATCAAATTCCCGACCGGCGAATACAAGCTGCTCGACCCGGAAGGGGCGATCGGCGAGCCGACGCTGATGCCGGGATCGGGCTCCTGGGATGGGCTGGCGTCGCTCTATTACAGCTATCAGATCCTTCCCCACGAGCTCGATGGATTCGTCTCGACCTCTTATCAATACACGACCGAGAATCCGCTCGACTATCAGCTCGGCAGCACCTGGATCGTCAATGCCGGGGCGAGCTATCGATTGACCGAGAAAATTGTGACCAGCCTTCAGGTAAACGCGCGCCAGGCGCCGCACGATGACTATAAAGGCCAGACCGTCTCAAACACCGGGGGACGGTGGATCTACATCACGCCGGGGGCTCGGGTACAGGCCTCGCCGAACACCGCCCTGTATGCCCACGTGCAATTGCCGATCTATCAATATGTCAACGAGGCGAACCTGGTGCCGCGGTATGGCTTGATCTTCGGGGTGTCGCATGTATTTTAACCTGAAGTTCTTTGGAGGAGACATCATGACGTCGAGAAATAATTTATTAAAATCCTCAATCGTCCTTTCCCTCTTTGTCCTGGCGGCACTCGCCGGCTGCAGCGGCCAATCGGGCCCCCCGGCCGGCCTCTCCAAAACCGGCGCCCCTCCGGGGGTGGAAGCCCGGATCTTCGTCGGGAATACGAACGGAAAGGTGTCGGTCATCGAGCAGGGGAGCGACGGAAATCCAATCGCCGAGACGATCGATCTCTTCTCCAGCGTCGGCGACATGGCGAGCTCAACGCGGAACCACATTTTCGTCAACATGGGAAGCACCAACCAGACCGCCGCACTCGACCCGGTCGGGGCGACGGCCGTCTTCAAAAAATTTATCGCCGTCGGACAACGGCCGGTTCATATCTACCGGGAGTCTCCCGATGGAACCCGGATCTGGGTATTGAACGATGCAGACCCGAGCACCGGGATCGATACCGTCACCTCCGCCTGCAACACGGCCCAAGCCGGATCGGTCTCCGTCATTCAGAACCATGACGAAGGGGGAGATGAAACGGGCAATGCCGGAGAGGTCCTCAAAACAATCTGTATTGGAAAGGGACATCATAAGGCGGCCTTCAGTTACCCGACCTCGGCCGCACCGACCGTTCCCCTCCGCGCGTTCGTCAGCAGCATCAAAGAGGGGACGATTTCAGTGATCGACAACGATCCGGCCTCACCGACCTATCTCACCGTGATAGGGACGATCGACCTCTGCGATTCGGCGGGAGAGGCGGCCCAAGGCAAACCGGCCTGCGACAGCAACCCGGCCACCTCCAACAACGCCGGGCCGCATGGGATGTTCTTCTCCCCGGTCAGCGGAAAGCTCTACAACAACAACGAGTCGTACGGCACGGAGAACGTCATCGACCCGGCCACCCTCGCGATCGAGGCAACCGTGAACATCGGCCCGGCCAGCGCGACCCACATCACCCCGGATGCCCGGTTCATTGTCGTTCGAGGGACCGATACACAATCCGATCCAGCCCGCATCACCGGAAACCTGGCGGTCATCAACGTCGCCGACAACAGCGTTACGATCACGAACCTTCCCGACGTCTCCCCCGGCGACCTTGCTTTTACATCGGATGGAGCGAAGCTTTATGTCGCTTCCGCCGCTTCCGGAAACACCGCTCAGAAGGCAAGTCAGAAGAGCAATGTCGTTCAGGTCTTTGATACCACGGCACTCCCGACGCTGACCCTGATAAAAGAAATCGGGATCGGGTCGACGACCGCCGGGAGGGTGATCGGACTGCAGGAGCACGACGGAACGGCGGAACATCTTTTCGCCACGAACCGGACCGACGGAACGGTGTCGGTGATCGATGCAAAGACCGATACGGCGATCAATACCGTCCAAGTCGGCGGAACGCCGACCAGCCTTCTGGTTTTTTCGATGGAAGGGGATCTTTCGCATTAACAGAGGTTCCAATGCAAAATATGCAAAATAAGCAGATGAAGAATGATCAACAAAAAAAGGGAGGGGCTTCGGCTCCTCCCCATTTCTCTCCCAGAGGAATCGCCCTCTTTGCGACCCTGCTCCTCTTTGGAGGAATCCTCACCGGAATGGGAAGCAAGCCGCCGCAAATCGGCGGGCCGGCGTCGGATTTCCAGGCCATCACGACCGAAGGCCAATCGGTCCGCCTCTCCGACTATCGGGGGAAGGTTCTTCTCCTCACCTTCTGGGCCACCTGGTGCGAGCCGTGCAAGAAGGAACTCCCCGAGATCGAAGCGGCATATGAAAAACACAAAAGAGAGGGGCTCGCGGTTCTGGCGGTCAATTTTGGAGAAAAGAGGGAAGAGGCGGAGACCTTCGCAAAAAAGATGGGCTTTCCCTTTCCGACCCTCGTCGATCGGAAGGTGGCAATTGCCGAACGGTACGGCGTGATCAGTCTGCCGGTCAGTTTCTTTATCGACGCGGACGGGATTATTCGAGAGCGGGTGATCGGCGGGCTCATGACCGAAGCCGGGATCGGCAAAAGCTTCGAACAGATTCGGAAACCGTAAGGCGAATTTCTATTTGGACGAGAGAAGCCGGCTGATCTTCTCCGCCGTCTCCCTCCCCTGGTGGATGCAGTCGGGGAGGCCGACCCCCCGGTAGGCCGCGCCGGCGAGGAAGAACCCCGGATGCTTTGCCGTCTCCTTTTCGACCGCATCGACCCAATCGAGATGGCCGACGTTGTATTGCGGGTTCGCTTTGATCCAGCGGAAGACGCGGGACACGACCGGCGCGGCGTCGATCTTTAAAATCGTCCGGAGTTCCTCTCGGACGGTGGAGATCAGCGCGGCGTCGTCGAGATGAACGAACCCCTCTTGATGCGCTCCCCCGACAAATGACCGGATCAAGATATGCCCTTCCGGCGCGCGGCCGGGGAACTTGGTGGAGGTCCAGGTCATCGCCATGATCTTTCGCTTCTCCCGCCGTGGGATGACCACCCCGAAGCCATTGAGCGGATGCCGGACGTCGGCCTTTCGAAACCCCAGCGAGACGGTCGCCGTTGAGACATATTCATTCTCCCGAAGCCGCTTCGCCAGCGCCGCGTCCCATCCGTCGATCCAATCGGCCGCCGTGTGTGTTTTCGTCGTGATGACCACCGCATCAGCCAGGAGCTGCTCGCCGTCGAGGGAGATCTCATACCGGCCGTCTATTGGGTTGGGTGGATTGGGATGCGGGCGGACGCCGATGACCTTTCGACCAGAGAGCAACGTCACCCGATCGAGTTTCGACCGGACCGCGTCGATCAGGCTGGAGAGCCCCTCGCGAAGGGAAACGAAGAGGCTCCAGTCACTCTTTCTCGGCAGCTTCTTCGCCGCCTCCCACCGCCGCATCCACATCGCCCAGACCAAGCTGCCATGGTCCCGCTCCATCTGAGCGAACTGGGGGAAGGTCGCCCTCAGGCTCAGCTTCTCGGCATCCCCCGCATAGATCCCGGCGAGGATCGGCTCGGCGAATCGGTCGACGGCCTCTTGGCCGAGCCGCCGCCGGACGAACGAAGCGATGCTTTCATCCCCGGCGCCCCCCCTCCGCGGAATCATCAGATCGAGCCCCATGCGCGCCTTGCCGAACGGCGACACCAGCGGCGACCAGAGAAACGGCATCACCCGCCCCGGCACCATCAGGTTGAACCCCTCCGGCATCGGGCAGAGCTTACCGTTCGAAAGAATGAAAATCGCCTTCTCGGTTGGATTCGTCTGAATCAGCCGATCGGTCAGCCCCAACCGATTACAGAGATCGAGGGCCCCCGGCTTTTGCGTGATGAACGAATCGGGCCCCCCTTCCATGACAAATCCATCGACCCGTTCCGTCACCACCTTCCCGCCGAAACGGGGTTCGACTTCGATTAATGTGCAGTCGATCGAGAGCCCCGCCTCCTTGATTTTCTCCTGGAGAAAATAGGCGGTCGCAAGCCCGGTGATCCCACCGCCGATGATGACGACTTTTTTAGAAGCCTGATCCATCTTCCCTTCCAACGCATTGAGGACTTCCGATTGTAACCCAAACCGGCTTTCGTTTCAAACCGGAGATCTCGCCCACTTCAACGCTCGACCGGCTCCTGATAGAGACGGACAAATTCCTCCAGTTCCGTTCAGATCAGAGGCGATCCAATACGCCATACCCGCTTCCTGGCATTTGTGTCCACGGCCCTCGATCTCCAGATTGCGAACCAGATCCAATTCGCCGTCCGGATAACCATGCCGCCCTTTTTCCCGACGTGCTCGTGCATATTCGTCAAACTCGCTTGCTCCATTCCCCCCAATCTCGCTGGAGCTGTTTTTCGTCCACGGACCGGCCGCGATTCGTCTTCTTACAGCGGTTCGACTCGGAATCTTAAATGACCGCCGGCTTGAACCGCAACGGCACTTTCTTCCGTTGCTTAGGGCAGCACGGTCTGTTTTTAGGTAAATCGCTCCTCTGCTTTGCTCCGAACAAAACATCGGCGTGATAAAGGAGGCCCTTTTTTATACCTATTATGTAACCCCAATATGGTATAATTTGCTTCATTCTTCCTTCGGAGAGACGGGATGGGAAAGAACTTCGTTGACGAGATAAACCAAAAAACGATGCGCATGTCGGTCGCTGATTATGCGCTTCTTAAGACGCTCTCTTCTCCCGAGCAGGCCGCCCTCAATGTCTGTATCGACGATGTGAAGGGCAAACCGATTCTCGATCTCGGCGTCGGAGGCGGGCGCACCGTCGAAGCACTCAATGCAATCAGCGCCGACTATGTCGGCATTGACTATGTTGAAGAGATGGTCGCCGTTTGTCGTAAACGATTTCCAGAGGTCCGCTTCAAACATGCGGATGCACGTTCATTGACCGAATTTCAGGATCGCTCCTTTGCCCTGGTTTTTTTTGCTTGTAACGGGGTCAGCATGGTCGATCACATCGGCCGATTGGCCATCTTAAAAGAGATCTATCGTCTCTTAACGCCAGGTGGCTTCTTTATTTTCTCGACCTATAACAGGAAGAATCTGCGCTACAGAGAGTTATTCCAGTTTCCAGCGTTTTCGTTTACAAACAATCCTGTTAAATTGGCGGCAAGATCGGCCCGGTTTTTAATGGATACCGCCGCGCGCGCGATCAATCGGATTCGATTTAAGTCTTATGAAGAACAAAAACCGGAATATGCCATGATCAATGACGTATGCCATAACTATGCAACGATGCTCTATTACATTTCACCCAACGACCAACGAAGACAACTTGAAACAATCGGATTTCTGCCTCATGCCACCGCTTTTGATTTAACCGGAGATCGGGTCACGCGCGAGACGCAAGATGATTCGCTCACCTATATCGCACGCAAGCCATTTTGACACGTGGCGGCGAATTAGGCACGGTCCAGGCGACTTAACCCCTCTCACTGGGCGCTCCGTCCTATCCAAATAGTATCCCGCCCCACAGCCGGGGCGGGATACCCCTCGTTCTAAAACACCTGATCCTAAACAGACACTATCCCGCTCCTAAATAGGCCTTCCTCACCGCATCGTCATGAATCAGCGCCTCACGCCGCCCCTTCAGCGCCACCGGCCGCTCTGCAGAACATACGCGTCGTCTCCCAACGAAAGCGCCCGCCGTGTATTCTGTTCGGATGGGGAACCGGCGCGCTGGAATAATAACGTCCCCGGCGCGCCTCCTAAAAATAATCTTGATTCCTCAAGTGGATTTCCACTACGATTCAGAGTGACCGATCCTCACACCGTCGGTCTGATACGGAAGGTGATCCAAGTCGATCCTCCGTCGATCACACCCATCACTCCACAAAGAGGAAAACCAATGAAAAAATATCTATTCACCCTCTTCGCGGGTGCAGCGCTGATCCTGCTCCAGGCGAGGACCGCCTTGTCCATCGACGACCTCAGTGGCCTACTGGTCCCCCCTCCCGGCTCCGGGCCGGTCAGTCTGGTGGCCCGGCTCTCCGGCTTCTCCGAGGTCCCGGCCCTCTCATCGCCGGGGACCGGCCGATTTACGGCGACGGTCAGCGCCGATCGGACCACCATTCGCTATACCCTCACCTACAGCGGGACGGAATCGGATGTCTTTATGGCCCACATTCATTTCGGGCAGATTTTTGCGAATGGAGGGATTTCGATCTGGTTCTGCGGAAATCCGAGCAGCCCCGTTCCGCCGCCGGCAGGTGTTTCCGTTTCCCCCTGTCCGCTCAGTGGAACCCTCCAGGGGACGATCACCGCGGCCGACGTCATCGGTCCCGCGGGCCAGGGAATCTCAGCGACCCAGTTTGACGAGCTCGTCCGCGCCCTGCTGCGGGGGCTCACCTATGTGAATGTCCACTCCCTCAAATATATTCCCGGGGAGATTCGGGGACAGATCGTGGTTCAACGGTTCGGCTTGCTGAATTAGTATCACCGTCTTACGTGATGAACCGGCCAAGGAGACCGTTCTCTTTGGCCGGTTTTGCGTCATTGGGGTCTCTCCCTCTCCTTCGGGCCGCTTTCCGGCGCGCCGAGGGGGTTCTGCGCTTCACCGGTCGGCAGATCTAACTCGCACAGAGCGGTCTGCCGAATGGGGACGGCCGCCGCGTAAGCGCCGCTTTAGCACAAGGAAAACGGATGCAAAAACAATCAGCAACAGATCGGCCCGATCCAGAAGATTTCCCCCCTCCTGAAGTGGGAAGCGGAGGCTACAGCCCCCTCCCCCTCCTTCCGACGCGGCGGGCGCCGCGCCCCCTTCATCAGTCCCTCCCGATCCATCCGCGACCGGCGAAACAGCGCCGAGGATCGTTTTAGAAACTTCGTCCGAGAAATCACTTTCACCGAAGCGGTCGTAGGCCGTGACCGAAAAGTAGTGGACGCCGGGGGCGATTCCGGAGAAGGTATAATCGGTTTTATCTTCAATTTTAATCGACTCAAAATAGTTCCCGGAGACGGTCCCATGATAGACCCGATAGCCCCTCACAGCCGCCGTGGGACTCGGATCCCAAGAGAGCCGCGCCTCTTCCGCACGGAGCGGCGGGAGAGCGCAAAAAAGGACAAAAAGGATGATTAAACCGGTCCCGGCCAGGGCCCTGGAGAGATCGAGTAAAAAGATCGGGGAGGAGAGCTCTCCGTGATGCTGCTTTCCCCTTCGCATGGGACACCCCTCCCTGGGTGAGTCGCGGAACGGCGATAGACCGTCTCGCGTTGATCTGTATGGGTGTCGATCTGAACAGGAGGAGGAAAGGGGGGACCTGAAAGAACGACCGGAAATAACATTAGAATCATTTGCGCAGTGGACCTCTTAAAATTGCATAAGGAAGCAGGAGGAATCAAGCAAAAAGTAAATTGCTTTTAGGGTCCACCCAGAGGGCCTGGCCATCCGAGATCGGCATTCAATGAACCGGCAGTGGAAACAGGATCATTCTCCAGGTGGGACTCTAGTCAAGCCGATTTCCGCCTCTGCGACGCTTCGATCACAGAGGGCCGACGGAAGCGGATTTGATTTGAGGGGCAAACCTCGGCTTTCAGCAGCCGCTTCATCATTCGAAGGGCCTGCCGATTTTCCTTTTCGCTGTATGAGGCGACGCAATCGGAGGGGATCGTGAGATAAAAATCGCGCAGGTAGGCATCATGGGCGGTAAAGAGGACGCAGTTGTCCCCGGTGAATCCGGTGAGGATTAAGGTTTTAACATGAAGATAGTCGAGGAGGACGCTCAGGGTGGTTGCATAGAAAGCCGAGTTTTTCGGCTTCAAGATAAAATAGTCGTCTTCTTCCGGCTTCAACCGCTCGACGAGAGGGCGTCCGCAGACGTCATCATTCAGACAATGGGAAACCAGCTTCTTGAAGTCCGACCGCCACTTTCCGAAGTTGTCGTTGACATAAACGACCGGGAGACCGGCCCGCTTGGCGCGCTTCTTTAGTTGGGCGATTTTTTCCGCCA encodes:
- a CDS encoding transporter; protein product: MRRIFICSAFLALLITLIPSPGAKPALASCGSANCFLVTGTQEGIAEPGGITMDLSYRWIPQDQVHKGSHSSDVASVPAIDFENGLILPNHHQEIRTNNELMQLDVTVGVTTKSALTLAVPFFNDRRHEHIDDGTFSNTGGTSGFGDIRLLGKYALLVSTRHLLVGGVGIKFPTGEYKLLDPEGAIGEPTLMPGSGSWDGLASLYYSYQILPHELDGFVSTSYQYTTENPLDYQLGSTWIVNAGASYRLTEKIVTSLQVNARQAPHDDYKGQTVSNTGGRWIYITPGARVQASPNTALYAHVQLPIYQYVNEANLVPRYGLIFGVSHVF
- a CDS encoding YncE family protein — protein: MTSRNNLLKSSIVLSLFVLAALAGCSGQSGPPAGLSKTGAPPGVEARIFVGNTNGKVSVIEQGSDGNPIAETIDLFSSVGDMASSTRNHIFVNMGSTNQTAALDPVGATAVFKKFIAVGQRPVHIYRESPDGTRIWVLNDADPSTGIDTVTSACNTAQAGSVSVIQNHDEGGDETGNAGEVLKTICIGKGHHKAAFSYPTSAAPTVPLRAFVSSIKEGTISVIDNDPASPTYLTVIGTIDLCDSAGEAAQGKPACDSNPATSNNAGPHGMFFSPVSGKLYNNNESYGTENVIDPATLAIEATVNIGPASATHITPDARFIVVRGTDTQSDPARITGNLAVINVADNSVTITNLPDVSPGDLAFTSDGAKLYVASAASGNTAQKASQKSNVVQVFDTTALPTLTLIKEIGIGSTTAGRVIGLQEHDGTAEHLFATNRTDGTVSVIDAKTDTAINTVQVGGTPTSLLVFSMEGDLSH
- a CDS encoding TlpA family protein disulfide reductase codes for the protein MQNMQNKQMKNDQQKKGGASAPPHFSPRGIALFATLLLFGGILTGMGSKPPQIGGPASDFQAITTEGQSVRLSDYRGKVLLLTFWATWCEPCKKELPEIEAAYEKHKREGLAVLAVNFGEKREEAETFAKKMGFPFPTLVDRKVAIAERYGVISLPVSFFIDADGIIRERVIGGLMTEAGIGKSFEQIRKP
- the hemG gene encoding protoporphyrinogen oxidase — protein: MDQASKKVVIIGGGITGLATAYFLQEKIKEAGLSIDCTLIEVEPRFGGKVVTERVDGFVMEGGPDSFITQKPGALDLCNRLGLTDRLIQTNPTEKAIFILSNGKLCPMPEGFNLMVPGRVMPFLWSPLVSPFGKARMGLDLMIPRRGGAGDESIASFVRRRLGQEAVDRFAEPILAGIYAGDAEKLSLRATFPQFAQMERDHGSLVWAMWMRRWEAAKKLPRKSDWSLFVSLREGLSSLIDAVRSKLDRVTLLSGRKVIGVRPHPNPPNPIDGRYEISLDGEQLLADAVVITTKTHTAADWIDGWDAALAKRLRENEYVSTATVSLGFRKADVRHPLNGFGVVIPRREKRKIMAMTWTSTKFPGRAPEGHILIRSFVGGAHQEGFVHLDDAALISTVREELRTILKIDAAPVVSRVFRWIKANPQYNVGHLDWVDAVEKETAKHPGFFLAGAAYRGVGLPDCIHQGRETAEKISRLLSSK
- a CDS encoding class I SAM-dependent methyltransferase, with product MGKNFVDEINQKTMRMSVADYALLKTLSSPEQAALNVCIDDVKGKPILDLGVGGGRTVEALNAISADYVGIDYVEEMVAVCRKRFPEVRFKHADARSLTEFQDRSFALVFFACNGVSMVDHIGRLAILKEIYRLLTPGGFFIFSTYNRKNLRYRELFQFPAFSFTNNPVKLAARSARFLMDTAARAINRIRFKSYEEQKPEYAMINDVCHNYATMLYYISPNDQRRQLETIGFLPHATAFDLTGDRVTRETQDDSLTYIARKPF
- a CDS encoding CHRD domain-containing protein, with translation MKKYLFTLFAGAALILLQARTALSIDDLSGLLVPPPGSGPVSLVARLSGFSEVPALSSPGTGRFTATVSADRTTIRYTLTYSGTESDVFMAHIHFGQIFANGGISIWFCGNPSSPVPPPAGVSVSPCPLSGTLQGTITAADVIGPAGQGISATQFDELVRALLRGLTYVNVHSLKYIPGEIRGQIVVQRFGLLN
- a CDS encoding fibronectin type III domain-containing protein; translation: MRRGKQHHGELSSPIFLLDLSRALAGTGLIILFVLFCALPPLRAEEARLSWDPSPTAAVRGYRVYHGTVSGNYFESIKIEDKTDYTFSGIAPGVHYFSVTAYDRFGESDFSDEVSKTILGAVSPVADGSGGTDEGGAAPAASEGGGGGCSLRFPLQEGGNLLDRADLLLIVFASVFLVLKRRLRGGRPHSADRSVRVRSADR
- a CDS encoding cysteine hydrolase produces the protein MPARNQDLHGNVPDKADVALLLIDVINDLEFKEGRALLKRALPVAEKIAQLKKRAKRAGLPVVYVNDNFGKWRSDFKKLVSHCLNDDVCGRPLVERLKPEEDDYFILKPKNSAFYATTLSVLLDYLHVKTLILTGFTGDNCVLFTAHDAYLRDFYLTIPSDCVASYSEKENRQALRMMKRLLKAEVCPSNQIRFRRPSVIEASQRRKSA